The proteins below come from a single Mangifera indica cultivar Alphonso chromosome 16, CATAS_Mindica_2.1, whole genome shotgun sequence genomic window:
- the LOC123199632 gene encoding uncharacterized protein LOC123199632, whose translation MGVYLLKFKDEEGMLKVLEEESWMIGGQPLFVRRWEKNLSMVAENIKKIAVWIKFYGVPLEYWSLKGFSHIASVLGRPLYVDSVTEEGSRLEYARICVEINVNHDFPEKLELVLPSKERVEIRLEYAWKPVKCSLCNIFGHGNEECKRRSERGEAGRGKHVSHKGKKVNNMEEASDTKVGMVTSEIQHTARNSKGNGRLNLIFPSNVKEGKETLVNSMGIMNKNKFAALASNENMVTNETQTEGENTLVDKTYEELGPSNRVESVSGASSSTMTPIVAELSKVEKVGGILSKEGNSDLEHCESPAISHFGGKIMVDEVDFIREKGDTLSKTQRRRLMKQKRSASPINSIK comes from the coding sequence ATGGGAGTTTATCTCCTGAAATTCAAGGATGAGGAAGGTATGTTGAAAGTTCTGGAAGAGGAATCATGGATGATAGGTGGGCAGCCCCTTTTTGTAAGAAGATGGGAAAAGAACCTCTCAATGGTGgcggaaaacataaaaaagattgcggtatggataaaattttatggtgTTCCCCTGGAATATTGGAGCTTAAAGGGTTTTAGCCATATTGCAAGTGTCCTAGGCCGACCCCTCTATGTCGATTCTGTCACGGAGGAAGGTAGTAGATTGGAGTATGCCCGTATTTGTGTGGAGATCAATGTAAACCATGATTTCCCGGAGAAGTTGGAGCTTGTGCTTCCATCAAAAGAAAGAGTTGAAATTCGGCTGGAGTATGCATGGAAACCTGTCAAATGCAGCTTGTGTAATATATTTGGCcatggaaatgaagagtgtaaaagGAGAAGTGAAAGAGGAGAAGCTGGAAGAGGAAAACATGTTTcacataaaggaaaaaaggtgaATAACATGGAGGAGGCTTCGGATACAAAAGTGGGGATGGTTACTTCTGAAATTCAGCATACGGCTAGGAACAGCAAGGGGAATGGGCGACTAAACTTAATATTCCCTAGTAATGTGAAGGAGGGAAAGGAAACTCTTGTCAATAGTATGGGgattatgaataaaaacaagtttGCTGCCTTAGCAAGTAATGAAAACATGGTGACTAATGAAACTCAAACCGAAGGGGAGAATACATTGGTAGATAAAACATATGAGGAGTTAGGCCCTTCAAATAGAGTGGAATCTGTTAGTGGTGCCTCTTCTAGCACTATGACACCAATTGTGGCCGAACTTTCAAAGGTGGAAAAGGTGGGGGGAATTCTCTCTAAAGAGGGTAATTCAGACCTGGAACATTGTGAATCTCCAGCAATTAGTCACTTTGGAGGCAAAATTATggttgatgaggtggatttcaTAAGGGAGAAAGGTGATACTCTTAGCAAAACTCAACGGAGGAGATTAATGAAGCAAAAGCGAAGTGCTTCCCCCATCAATTCCATCAAATGA